A window of Pseudomonas mucidolens contains these coding sequences:
- the mazG gene encoding nucleoside triphosphate pyrophosphohydrolase produces MYSLEDLLHLMNRLRDPQYGCPWDIKQTYASIVPHTLEEAYEVADAIERGDFDHLQGELGDLLFQVVYYSQLAREEGRFEFAGVIDSITRKLIRRHPHVFPTGDLYAPLDIPQLSEEQVKERWEQIKAEERAEKSDAPQQLSLLDDVPSALPALSRAAKLQKRAGQVGFDWPSALPVVDNVREELDEVLEAMADNDSAAIADEVGDLLFAAVNLARHLKVDPEAALRGANAKFERRFRFIEQALRETRRPIEDCTLEELDALWGEAKRQEKNLSNCD; encoded by the coding sequence ATGTATTCACTTGAAGACCTGTTGCACCTGATGAACCGCCTGCGCGATCCGCAATACGGTTGCCCGTGGGACATCAAGCAAACCTATGCGAGCATCGTCCCGCACACCCTGGAAGAAGCCTACGAAGTCGCCGATGCCATTGAGCGGGGGGATTTTGATCACCTGCAAGGTGAGTTGGGTGACCTGTTGTTTCAGGTGGTCTATTACAGCCAGTTGGCGCGGGAAGAAGGGCGCTTCGAGTTTGCCGGGGTGATCGACAGTATTACCCGCAAGCTGATTCGCCGACATCCCCATGTGTTCCCCACTGGCGATCTGTACGCGCCGCTGGACATTCCGCAGTTGAGTGAGGAGCAGGTCAAGGAGCGTTGGGAGCAGATCAAGGCCGAGGAGCGTGCGGAAAAATCCGACGCCCCGCAGCAATTGTCCCTGCTCGATGACGTTCCCAGTGCTTTACCGGCGTTATCCCGCGCCGCCAAGTTGCAAAAGCGTGCAGGGCAAGTCGGTTTCGACTGGCCGTCGGCTTTGCCGGTGGTGGATAACGTGCGCGAAGAGCTGGATGAAGTGCTCGAGGCCATGGCGGATAACGACTCTGCGGCGATTGCCGATGAAGTCGGTGACCTGTTGTTTGCAGCGGTCAACCTGGCCCGCCACCTCAAGGTCGACCCGGAAGCCGCCTTGCGGGGTGCCAATGCCAAATTCGAAAGACGCTTTCGATTTATCGAACAGGCATTGCGCGAGACCCGTCGTCCCATAGAAGATTGCACCCTCGAAGAGTTGGACGCCCTGTGGGGTGAAGCCAAACGTCAGGAAAAGAACCTGTCCAACTGCGATTGA
- the rlmD gene encoding 23S rRNA (uracil(1939)-C(5))-methyltransferase RlmD — protein MAKQERGLRFQPAGGSRAPQIPVGKKQRLSIERLANDGRGIVFFEGRTWFVVGALAGEEVEARVLGAHGKVVEARTERVFKASALRRATPCAHAGRCGGCSLQHLPHNEQLALKQRMLAEQLSRVAGIEPQEWAAPLSGPEFGYRRRARVAVRWDAKARHLDVGFRAVASQDIVAIDDCPVLVQALQPIMQRLPNMLRRLGKPQALGHVELFSGSSIALLLRHMAPLSDADLVILNEFCTFHDAQLWLHGEGEPQPFAPDQALGYRLEQWDLELAYRPGDFVQVNAGVNEAMVAQALEWLALKSDERVLDLFCGLGNFALPLARQVREVVAVEGVQAMVARAAQNALSNNLPNVQFFQADLSQTLTDAEWAKAGFSAVLLDPPRDGALEVVRKLATLGADRLVYVSCNPATLARDTVELVKQGYRLKRAGILDMFPQTAHVEAMALFEAS, from the coding sequence ATGGCCAAGCAAGAGAGAGGCCTGCGCTTCCAACCAGCGGGCGGTAGCCGGGCGCCACAAATCCCCGTAGGCAAAAAACAGCGCCTGAGCATCGAGCGCCTGGCCAACGACGGGCGCGGCATTGTGTTCTTCGAGGGCCGCACCTGGTTTGTCGTGGGCGCGCTGGCCGGTGAAGAAGTCGAGGCGCGGGTGTTGGGTGCCCATGGCAAAGTCGTCGAGGCACGCACCGAGCGGGTGTTCAAGGCCAGCGCACTGCGGCGCGCGACGCCTTGCGCACACGCGGGCCGCTGTGGTGGTTGCAGCCTGCAACACTTGCCCCACAACGAACAGCTCGCTCTGAAACAGCGCATGTTGGCCGAGCAGTTGTCCCGAGTCGCCGGTATCGAACCCCAGGAATGGGCCGCGCCGTTGAGCGGGCCGGAATTCGGCTATCGCCGCCGGGCCCGGGTCGCCGTGCGTTGGGATGCCAAGGCCAGGCACCTTGACGTCGGCTTCCGGGCCGTCGCCAGTCAGGACATCGTCGCCATCGACGATTGCCCGGTACTGGTACAGGCCTTGCAACCGATCATGCAACGTTTGCCGAACATGCTGCGGCGCCTCGGCAAACCTCAGGCGCTGGGCCATGTGGAACTGTTCAGCGGGTCGTCGATTGCCCTGCTACTGCGGCACATGGCGCCGCTGTCTGACGCGGACCTGGTGATCCTGAACGAATTCTGCACCTTCCATGATGCCCAACTGTGGCTGCATGGCGAAGGCGAGCCGCAACCCTTCGCTCCAGATCAGGCCTTGGGTTATCGCCTTGAACAGTGGGATCTGGAGCTGGCGTATCGGCCCGGGGACTTTGTGCAGGTCAACGCCGGCGTTAACGAGGCGATGGTCGCCCAGGCGCTCGAGTGGTTGGCGCTGAAATCCGATGAGCGGGTGCTGGATCTGTTTTGTGGCTTGGGCAACTTTGCCTTGCCGCTGGCCCGCCAGGTACGCGAAGTCGTTGCGGTTGAAGGTGTGCAGGCGATGGTGGCGCGGGCGGCGCAGAATGCGCTCAGCAACAATTTGCCCAATGTGCAGTTTTTCCAGGCTGACTTGTCTCAGACTTTGACTGATGCGGAATGGGCCAAAGCGGGCTTTTCTGCGGTACTCTTGGACCCACCCCGCGATGGTGCCCTGGAGGTTGTGCGCAAGCTCGCCACTCTGGGGGCCGATCGCCTGGTATATGTGTCCTGCAATCCAGCCACGCTGGCGCGGGACACAGTCGAGTTGGTCAAGCAAGGCTACCGGCTAAAGCGTGCCGGGATCCTCGATATGTTTCCGCAAACGGCCCATGTCGAGGCGATGGCGTTATTTGAAGCGAGCTAG
- the relA gene encoding GTP diphosphokinase, with protein sequence MVQVRAHQPINTDGSINLEAWLDHAVSVDPALDREALKAACEFARESEQQDNAAKNLWAEGTSSFHTGLEIAEILADLKLDQDSLIAAVLYRGVREGHIALPLVSQRFGAVVAKLIDGVLRMAAISASLSPRQSIVLGTQGQVENLRKMLVAMVDDVRVALIKLAERTCAIRAVKTADDEKRNRVAREVFDIYAPLAHRLGIGHIKWELEDLSFRYLEPDQYKQIATLLHERRLDRERFISDVMGQLRSELQATGVEADISGRAKHIYSIWRKMQRKGLAFSQIYDVRAVRVLVPEMRDCYTALGIVHTLWRHIPKEFDDYIANPKENGYRSLHTAVIGPEGKVLEVQIRTHAMHEEAELGVCAHWRYKGTDVKAGSNQYEEKISWLRQVLEWHEELGDIGGLAEQLRVDIEPDRVYIFTPDGHAIDLPKGATPLDFAYRVHTEIGHNCRGAKINGRIVPLNYSLQTGEQVEIITSKHGTPSRDWLNPNLGYITTSRARAKIVHWFKLQARDQNVAAGKTLLERELGRLGLPQVDFDKLAEKANMKIAEDMFAALGAGDLRLAQLVNLAQQLVEPERGSEQLELIPRKATGYKPGKRGDIQIQGVGNLMTQMAGCCQPLPGDAIVGYITQGRGVSIHRQDCASVLQLGGREPERIIQVSWGPVPVLTYPVDIIIRAYDRSGLLRDVSQVLLNERINVLAVNTRSNKEDNTALMSLTIEIPGLDALGRLLGRISQLPNIIETRRNRTP encoded by the coding sequence ATGGTACAGGTGAGAGCACACCAGCCGATCAATACTGACGGCAGTATCAATCTCGAGGCATGGCTGGATCATGCCGTCAGTGTCGATCCGGCACTGGACCGTGAAGCCTTGAAAGCAGCCTGCGAGTTCGCTCGTGAGTCTGAACAGCAAGACAATGCGGCCAAGAATCTGTGGGCCGAGGGTACATCCAGTTTTCATACGGGGCTGGAGATCGCCGAAATTCTCGCCGACCTCAAGCTCGATCAGGATTCGCTGATCGCCGCGGTGCTCTATCGCGGCGTGCGCGAGGGGCATATTGCGTTGCCGCTGGTCAGCCAGCGTTTCGGCGCCGTGGTGGCCAAGCTGATCGATGGCGTGTTGCGCATGGCCGCGATCAGTGCCAGCCTCAGTCCGCGCCAATCGATAGTGCTGGGCACCCAGGGCCAGGTGGAAAACCTGCGCAAGATGCTGGTGGCGATGGTCGACGACGTGCGCGTCGCGCTGATCAAGTTGGCCGAGCGCACCTGCGCGATTCGTGCGGTGAAAACCGCCGATGACGAAAAGCGCAACCGGGTTGCCCGCGAAGTGTTCGATATCTACGCGCCCCTGGCTCACCGCCTGGGTATCGGTCATATCAAGTGGGAGCTGGAGGACTTGTCCTTCCGTTACCTGGAACCCGACCAGTACAAACAGATTGCGACCCTGCTGCATGAGCGGCGGCTGGACCGTGAGCGCTTTATCAGCGATGTAATGGGCCAGTTACGTTCGGAGTTGCAGGCCACCGGTGTCGAGGCCGACATCAGCGGGCGGGCCAAGCACATCTATTCCATCTGGCGCAAAATGCAGCGCAAGGGCCTGGCGTTCAGCCAGATCTACGATGTGCGCGCGGTTCGGGTGCTGGTGCCGGAAATGCGCGATTGCTACACCGCCCTGGGTATCGTTCACACGCTGTGGCGGCATATTCCCAAGGAGTTCGACGATTACATCGCCAACCCCAAGGAAAACGGATATCGCTCGCTGCATACCGCCGTGATTGGCCCCGAGGGCAAGGTACTGGAAGTACAGATCCGCACCCACGCCATGCACGAAGAGGCTGAGCTGGGCGTATGCGCGCATTGGCGCTACAAGGGCACCGACGTCAAGGCTGGTTCCAACCAATACGAAGAGAAAATCTCCTGGTTGCGCCAAGTGCTGGAGTGGCATGAAGAGCTGGGCGATATCGGCGGTCTGGCCGAACAGTTGCGGGTGGATATCGAACCCGACCGGGTCTACATTTTCACCCCTGACGGCCATGCAATCGATTTACCCAAAGGCGCCACGCCGCTGGACTTTGCCTATCGCGTCCACACCGAGATCGGCCACAACTGCCGTGGCGCCAAGATCAACGGGCGGATCGTGCCGCTCAACTACAGCCTGCAGACGGGTGAGCAGGTCGAGATCATCACCAGCAAGCACGGCACGCCGAGTCGCGACTGGTTGAACCCGAACCTGGGCTACATCACCACATCGCGCGCGCGGGCCAAGATCGTCCATTGGTTCAAGTTGCAGGCCCGCGATCAGAACGTCGCCGCCGGCAAGACCTTGCTCGAGCGCGAGCTGGGACGTCTGGGCTTGCCTCAGGTGGACTTCGACAAGCTGGCCGAAAAGGCCAACATGAAAATCGCCGAAGACATGTTCGCCGCCCTTGGGGCAGGCGACCTGCGCCTCGCGCAACTGGTCAACCTGGCCCAGCAACTGGTGGAGCCGGAGCGTGGTTCCGAACAACTGGAGCTGATTCCACGCAAGGCCACCGGCTACAAGCCGGGCAAGCGCGGCGATATTCAGATCCAGGGTGTCGGCAACCTGATGACACAAATGGCCGGCTGCTGCCAGCCATTGCCGGGAGACGCGATTGTCGGCTACATCACTCAAGGTCGCGGGGTGAGCATTCACCGCCAGGATTGTGCCTCGGTGTTGCAATTGGGCGGACGTGAGCCAGAGCGGATCATCCAGGTCAGTTGGGGGCCGGTGCCGGTGTTGACCTACCCGGTGGACATCATCATCCGCGCCTACGATCGTTCGGGCCTGCTGCGCGACGTGTCGCAAGTGCTGCTTAACGAGCGGATCAACGTGCTGGCGGTCAACACCCGCTCGAACAAGGAGGACAACACGGCGTTGATGTCCCTGACCATCGAGATTCCCGGATTGGACGCGCTGGGGCGGTTGCTGGGGCGGATTTCCCAGTTGCCGAACATCATTGAGACGCGGCGTAACCGCACGCCATGA
- a CDS encoding DUF2058 domain-containing protein has product MSISLRDQLLKAGLVNQKQAKQVGKEKQKQQRLVHKGQAQADDTQQRLAQEAQAEKIKRDQELNRQQQEKAEAKARAAQVKQLIESSRLPKLTTEDYYNFVDDKKVKRLSVNTLMRNKLSNGSLAIVHHGGSYEVIPREAALKIQERAPERIVQLNILAEVQVPDEDDPYAAYQIPDDLMW; this is encoded by the coding sequence ATGAGCATTTCCCTTCGCGACCAGTTGCTCAAAGCAGGCCTGGTCAATCAGAAGCAGGCCAAGCAGGTCGGCAAAGAAAAGCAGAAGCAGCAACGCCTGGTCCACAAAGGCCAAGCGCAGGCGGATGATACCCAGCAGCGTTTGGCCCAGGAAGCGCAGGCCGAGAAGATCAAGCGCGATCAGGAACTCAACCGTCAGCAGCAGGAAAAGGCCGAGGCCAAGGCTCGTGCGGCGCAGGTCAAGCAATTGATCGAAAGTTCGCGGTTACCCAAACTGACCACCGAGGATTACTACAACTTTGTCGACGACAAAAAGGTCAAGCGCTTGTCGGTCAACACGTTGATGCGCAACAAACTGAGCAATGGCTCACTGGCTATCGTCCATCACGGCGGCAGCTATGAAGTCATTCCCCGTGAGGCTGCATTGAAAATCCAGGAGCGGGCGCCTGAACGTATTGTGCAACTGAATATTCTTGCCGAGGTTCAGGTGCCGGATGAAGACGATCCGTACGCCGCTTACCAGATCCCTGACGATCTGATGTGGTAA